One genomic window of Nicotiana sylvestris chromosome 10, ASM39365v2, whole genome shotgun sequence includes the following:
- the LOC104218067 gene encoding uncharacterized protein — MSTERQAAVTVQDLVEEAKKRVVFLIICAIGLSYLMSLTSSSVFINLPAAALLIVFLRYLSLDFDARMKAATYKRKSSVSNNTSQRKHIDAPRAVNEKANWRKKANSPAVEEAIDHFTRHIVSEWVTDLWYSRITSDRQGSEELVQIMNGVLGEISCRARTINLIDLFTRDIISLICTHLELFRASKMRILKKRPRSLTIEELDVELKLVLAADDKLHPALFSPEAEHKVFQHLMDGLVSYTFETEEVQCCLFHYIVRELLACVVIRPVLNLANPRFINERIESLVVSINKADKGTTATETEPQSMPIGSGKIPADHFSQVLDPSAKGVELVQLKKNQPNNTEEHAMDSVNVTDLSKDPLLSIDPRSTRSWSSLPSEIDADDGRGIQRHHSGGEWGEMLDLLSRRKTEALAPENLDNIWAKGRNYKRKEEANLASDTLKKSLLVSAPKLLGHSKEAKQKERERENKIGAKHYVKDNTSSQGDLNRPSYPPDYLYQDENEHNSDDLESESSSSYTTEDEEPSTVTGLDSPGTQVWDGKNIRNVNHIHHPLENNEGHKRRKGKSGKVHIRSKHLNRVLSGRKRSRVSNQTGHVWQEIQRTSFLLGDGQDILNSKENVKLDGLSDDSETEIFGRISSDTTASASSSALSRSILENLNMGPHSAKGSVIADSFLKLRSEVLSANIVRSGSKTFAVYSISVTDMNNNSWSIKRRFRHFEELHWRLKEFREYNLHLPPKHFLSSSLNVPVIRERCKYLDLYLKKLLLLPTVSNSIEVWDFLSVDSQTYSFSNSLSIIETLPVDLDGTVRQTSKEPPPGINPRTDLLSSKGERSNTESKNPTLRMEQDHSVHESGLRKNYVALSPPKRPLKEPFEDSTRDHKVHTNRKSTPNMQTSSKPVETNSHASPESLVDVPIDPAFPSEWVPPNLSVPILDLVDVIFQLQDGGWIRRKAFWVAKQVLQLGMGDAFDDWLIEKIQRLRRGSVVAAGIRRVEQILWPDGIFITKHPTRQRPGPSPSPNSPQGQVSTPLSSPSVEDSLKLDEMQLQEAQRRAKLVYELMIDKAPAAIVGLVGHKEYEQCAKDLYYFIQSSVCIKQLVLDLFELLLLSAFPELTSVFNALHEEKGKFGELKIE; from the exons GCTAAGAAGCGAGTTGTTTTTTTGATCATATGCGCCATTGGACTGTCCTATCTCATGTCTC TGACGAGCTCCTCAGTTTTTATCAACTTGCCTGCTGCTGCTCTCTTAATTGTTTTCCTTCGTTATCTGTCTCTTGATTTTGATGCACGGATGAAAGCTGCTACATATAAAAGAAAGTCATCCGTATCAAACAACACTTCTCAGAGGAAACATATTGATGCTCCAAGAGCAGTTAATGAGAAGGCCAATTGGAGGAAGAAAGCAAATTCACCTGCTGTAGAAGAAGCAATAGATCACTTCACCAGGCATATAGTTTCTGAGTGGGTGACAGATCTCTGGTACTCCCGCATAACTTCTGATAGACAGGGATCTGAGGAACTTGTGCAGATCATGAATGGTGTACTAGGGGAAATCTCATGTCGCGCGAGAACTATTAATCTTATAGATCTTTTCACAAG GGATATTATCAGTCTAATATGCACTCATTTGGAGCTGTTTCGTGCAAGCAAGATGAGGATTCTGAAGAAACGGCCAAGATCCTtgacaattgaagagcttgatGTGGAACTTAAACTGGTGTTGGCTGCAGATGACAAGTTACATCCTGCTTTATTTTCTCCGGAGGCTGAGCACAAG GTTTTCCAGCATCTCATGGATGGTCTCGTTTCATACACTTTTGAGACAGAGGAGGTGCAGTGCTGTTTATTCCACTACATTGTCAGGGAGCTTCTTGCTTGTGTTGTAATACGACCAGTGTTAAATTTAGCGAACCCGAG GTTCATTAACGAGAGGATTGAGTCTTTAGTTGTTTCTATAAATAAGGCCGATAAAGGAACCACAGCAACAGAAACAGAACCACAGTCCATGCCGATTGGATCTGGTAAAATACCGGCAGATCATTTTTCTCAGGTTTTAGATCCTTCTGCTAAGGGTGTAGAACTTGTACAATTGAAAAAAAACCAACCTAATAATACTGAGGAGCATGCCATGGACAGTGTGAATGTAACAGATTTATCAAAGGACCCTTTGCTTTCGATTGATCCTCGGTCTACTCGTTCTTGGAGTTCTTTGCCATCAGAAATCGATGCAGATGATGGAAGAGGTATTCAGAGACACCACTCTGGAGGAGAGTGGGGTGAAATGCTAGATTTGCTTTCTCGTAGAAAGACCGAAGCCCTTGCTCCTGAAAATTTAGACAACATATGGGCAAAAGGCAGAAACTATAAACGGAAAGAAGAGGCCAATCTAGCATCTGATACACTCAAAAAGAGTTTATTGGTAAGTGCACCAAAACTGCTGGGACACTCAAAGGAAGCTAaacagaaagagagagagagagaaaacaaGATTGGAGCTAAGCATTATGTGAAGGACAATACTTCCTCGCAGGGTGATTTGAACAGACCAAGTTATCCTCCAGATTACTTGTATCAAGACGAAAATGAACATAACTCAGATGACCTTGAATCAGAGAGCAGTAGTTCTTACACTACTGAAGATGAAGAACCTAGCACTGTGACAGGTCTTGACTCTCCTGGCACCCAAGTGTGGGATGGGAAAAATATAAGGAATGTGAATCACATTCATCATCCACTTGAAAATAATGAAGGCCataagagaagaaaaggaaaatctgGTAAAGTACATATCCGCTCTAAACACTTAAATAGAGTACTGTCTGGGCGGAAAAGGTCTAGAGTAAGCAACCAAACAGGGCATGTGTGGCAAGAGATACAAAGAACCAGCTTCTTACTGGGGGATGGGCAAGATATATTAAACTCCAAAGAAAATGTGAAACTGGATGGTTTAAGTGATGACTCTGAGACAGAAATATTCGGTAGAATTTCTAGTGACACAACTGCATCTGCATCATCATCTGCCTTGTCGAGAAGCATTTTGGAAAATCTTAATATGGGTCCTCATTCTGCAAAAGGTTCTGTAATTGCTGATTCTTTTTTGAAATTAAGAAGTGAG GTCCTGAGTGCAAATATTGTAAGAAGTGGCTCCAAAACTTTTGCTGTTTATTCCATATCTGTTACAGATATGAACAATAATAGTTGGTCTATCAAAAGAAG GTTTCGACATTTTGAGGAGCTACACTGGCGTCTTAAAGAGTTTCGGGAGTACAATCTTCATTTACCTCCCAAGCATTTCCTCTCTTCAAGTCTGAATGTTCCTGTCATTCGAGAACGGTGCAAATACCTTGACTTGTATTTGAAG AAGCTTCTGCTGCTCCCAACTGTTTCCAATTCCATCGAAGTATGGGACTTCCTCAGTGTGGATTCACAG ACATATAGCTTCTCAAACTCCTTGTCCATAATTGAAACATTACCAG TTGACCTGGATGGCACTGTACGTCAAACGAGTAAAGAACCTCCACCAGGTATAAACCCTCGAACGGATCTCTTATCCTCCAAGGGGGAGCGTTCTAATACTGAAAGCAAGAATCCAACTTTAAGGATGGAGCAAGATCATTCGGTACATGAATCCGGATTAAGGAAAAACTATGTCGCACTCTCTCCTCCAAAAAGACCTCTCAAAGAACCTTTTGAGGATTCAACTAGGGACCATAAGGTGCATACAAATAGAAAATCAACCCCAAACATGCAGACGTCATCAAAACCAGTTGAAACTAACTCACATGCATCACCTGAATCTCTCGTTGATGTTCCCATTGATCCCGCCTTTCCCAGTGAG TGGGTGCCACCAAATTTAAGCGTGCCTATATTAGATCTTGTTGACGTCATTTTTCAGCTCCAAGATGGTGGATGGATCAG GAGGAAGGCGTTCTGGGTGGCTAAACAGGTTTTACAATTGGGAATGGGTGATGCATTTGATGATTGGCTGATTGAGAAAATCCAGCGTCTGCGCAGGGGTTCAGTTGTTGCTGCAGGTATCAGACGTGTTGAACAG ATTCTCTGGCCAGATGGTATATTCATTACAAAGCACCCGACACGTCAACGTCCTGGACCCTCTCCATCCCCTAATTCTCCTCAAGGCCAAGTTTCCACTCCATTAAGTTCACCTTCGGTAGAGGATTCACTGAAGCTGGATGAGATGCAACTGCAGGAAGCACAACGACGTGCAAAACTTGTTTATGAGCTAATGATTG ATAAGGCACCAGCTGCTATTGTAGGGCTTGTTGGTCACAAGGAATATGAACAATGTGCAAAGGATCTTTATTACTTCATCCAG TCATCCGTGTGTATAAAGCAGTTAGTCCTTGATCTTTTTGAGTTACTACTGTTGTCCGCGTTCCCAGAGCTGACTTCTGTATTTAACGCATTGCACGAGGAGAAGGGGAAGTTTGGAGAACTCAAAATAGAATAG